The DNA segment CCACTCCCCCTTTTGTGTTTACTGCACCGTTCAAAAGGCTGATCCCAGTATCATATTTATCGGAATGTGTTTGAGGTAGGAAATATCTGCATGCTTTAAGAGCCTATGATTAACCAAATAAAATGAAGTTTTTTTAAGACATTGATATGGTTTTTACAGCTACACACTCTGGTTTTGAACGTGAATGAATCGGTATGAAACAACTAAAGGAAGGATGAAGTGTAACAATAACAGTGAAAATTGGCCGCTAAATCCCTTAACTTTACGTGTGATGAAGAAATTTTATCCTTGACTTGGATTTTCTCGTTGCACAGGTTCGCAATGGTGATTTCTCTGGCAAGATCTGACAATTATTATAGGGTAGTGGGAGTCATCACTCTAGGCTTCGCTGTCGATTCTTGGTTGTGCAAATACCACTTTTGACAGTGGGTGATCGATATTTCTTGGTGGGCATTCTGGCAGATAAAGCCTCTTGAGATAATAAAAAATGCAAGTGAGTTTTAAAATTACTGGCAGTCTGTAAATTATTGATAGGGATTGGTTTCGTAGATATAGAGCCTCACTGACTAAAATCAAACATTAATAGTCTTCTTATGTCATCCTGCACAACGGTTCCTGGCAGTCGCTATGGGTTATGAAGATATCACTATTGTCGCGTTATTCATTCTAGTCTATGCTGCGATTAGCGGCAGGGCTGATCGCACTATGATCAATGGTGCCTTGGTCTTTACTTCTTTCGGGTTTATCGTAGGCAATTCTGGCTTAGGCCTACTCGATCTAAACGTCACATCAGAGGGACTGCGAGTTCTTGCAGAGCTGACGCTTGCCTTGGTGCTCTTCACCGATGCAGCCAATGCAGACCTTGGCGTATTGCGTAAAACAATAGCCGTGCCGCGTCGACTGCTGACAATCGGGCTACCAATAACAATCTTATTCGGAACCCTGGTTGGTGCACTGATTTTTCCGGGCCTCGACCTCATTGAAGTAGCGCTACTGGCAACTATTCTTGCACCTACAGATGCCGCTTTAGGAAAAGCGGTAGTGTCTAACCAGTCTGTACCAGTTGGAATTCGACAGGGATTAAACGTGGAAAGTGGCCTTAATGATGGAATTTGTGTTCCCATCCTGTTTGTATTTTTGGCTTTGGCTACGGGTGAAGCGGCCCCGCAATCTTCGGGTATCCTGGCATTAAAGTTGGTGAGTGAAGAAATTGGCATAGGGTTAGTAGTTGGAATTGGATTAACTTTTCCTATAAGTCAATTCCTTCGTGTGGCAGCGGAACGTGGCTGGATGAATGAAAGTTGGAGCCAGCTACCAGTGACGGCCCTTGCAGTGTGCTGTTTTTCAGCAGCCCAATGGTTTGGTGGCAGCGGATTTATCGCTGCATTTTCAGGAGGGCTTCTATTTGGCTGGCTTGCCGGAAAAGCAAAAGTGGGTGTGCTGCTCACTGCTGAGGGGACAGGCGATATTCTGACACTCATCACCTGGGTTGTGTTTGGAGCTACCATTGTCGGTATGGGCATGGGTTTGATTAACTGGCAGATTGTCTGCTATGCCTTATTGAGTCTGACAGTGATCCGTATCTTGCCTGTTTGGCTATGCCTTATCGGCACTGGTCCTCGAATTGCAGAAAAATTATTTATAGGATGGTTTGGTCCGCGAGGACTGGCGAGTATTGTGTTTGCCGTTATTGTGCTCAACAAGAACCTGCCCGGTGGAGCGACAATTGCGGCAACTGTTGCATGCACTATTGTCTTGAGTGTGATAACCCATGGCCTGAGTGCAAATCCACTGGCGATGCGGCTGGCCCGTAGCGAAGAAAGTCAAGGGGATCACTAAGTGCCTCGAGCAATCAAAGATCTCCTGGGTATAGAAAGTAGTCTGTTTGAGTTCCACACAGTCCATTCGCCCACAGTCCTTGATGGATTTTCCCAGTCGCAAACTGCACTTGCTGCGGTAATCCTCCTATGTCAAACAGCGTTGGATTCAACCCACATGCAAGGGTGCGGGCCTGATACAGATTCGTGGTGGCCTGGTTGCCTCTACAAGCGTCGAGAAAAACATGCTGGATAAAGAAGGTAACCGTACCGCCATTCTTACCGCGGAGGATACCGCAACTACCGGCCGAGCGCATATAATCTCAGGTCCACTGCATCCCATCGCGGTTGGATTGCCCCCTATTGTGAGAGGCAGTTACTATCTTCAAAAAATCAGTAATAAAGTCAGAACACTGAAAATAATCACTAGAGCCTTGCTTAGCACATTAGTATTAGTTATCAGCAGTACTGGTTGAGGCGGATGCCTTTGCTAGTTGGTGGTATCGTATTTTCCGTATGTACGCCAATATCCAGGCGGTTGCGCAACCAGGCACTCGGGTATTGTTATTGCTGGCAGTGGCCGTACGGCTATTTTAAAATGACAGTGAGCCACTGGTCTAGCCGTGAAGCCCGGGATATTAACACTTACCTCTAAAGGATTCTTTACCTGCTGTAGTGGCAACCTGAAACAGGCAATGCCCGGTCTATGATTTTCGCTACGGTTGTGGTTTTGACTTTGGTTTCGGTTTAGGCTTCGGAATAGGGGGTTTGCCTTTCCTAGAGACCGTTTGGGCGAGCTTTATCTCCTGGACCTCCAAGCCACCCGCCTCTTCGATTGCCTTGAGGAAGGTGTGGTAATAACTGCCGATCAGTTGCCACCTGTTGGTGACATTCACAGTGCGCCTGGCATTTTTCAGATCGTCCGTGCCGAAGGTTGGCAGGTAGTGGGCGATACCGTGCCCGCTGCTGTTCCATCGGCCATCCAGAAGCCCGCAGATCAGGATGCGTGCGCCGATCTCAGGTTCCAGTGCCTTGTCTGGAAATTTGACCAGGTCGACTCCGGCGTCGGCACTTGAGCGCTCATAGTTGTGCCTCCAGGTTAGTTGTACTTGTCCACGACCGTAATAGCTATGCCCATAGGGCGGCTCCGGTTGCGCGTATCGGGCGTTGCGCAATCTGCGTCGCGCAGTGGTGTCATCCTTTGCCAGTGTCTCGCGCACCGGCACCATGCGGCCGGCTGTCTCATGCCTGGCCGTTGCAAGGGCATAGGCCAGTGTCTTCGTCCGGCCGTCACCGTGGGTTTCGAAGACATCGAGAATCGCTTCGATTCCCTTCACCTGCTGCTGAGACAGGGAAGTGCCAAAGATGCGATTATCACGGCGTCGCAGGGCTGTATAGAATTTCTTGCGGTCCATGAATTTTCCTATTTACCGGACTGATTCTGTTCGAAACAGCCAAGGATTATGAACAATGTCATCCAATCCTTTCGCAAAAGAAAACCGGGAGTTGAGTGCCCGGATTGCAGTGAAGCATGAGCATCTCGAGCATCTTCGCATTGAGATTATGCGCCTCTGGTCAGAAGTAAAGGATAATTTCATCACTTGATCGACCGTTGAGCCAGACGTCTATCAAAACATTAATGTCAGTTGCCACTGGCATAGCTATCAGCTACGTACCTGATAACGCCCAGTAAAAATCTGCTGGCAATGGATTGACCACAGAGCTTCCGGAAAACCAGACCGCAAGTATCGGTCTTAACTACGGCCAGAATTGGGGTAATGCACCATGGGCGCATTTGATAGTGCAATCAATGGAATGCATGGTCAGGGCAAGGCAATAACTATGGTCGCTGGAAGTGTATTCCGATGGCTGCGCCGAGAACACGCTACCTGGCGGGCTGAATTTAATGAACTTTACTAAAGGCTTTAATGCTGGTTTTGAGAGGGAATACTAATAGGTGATGAAATCGAGCGAGTTGTAGCCGTATGTTTTCCTCTGGTTCTACGATATATCGTCGTTTATACTGCATAAGTGGTTTGATGCCGGCAGTTTAGGCAGAGGAGAGCTGGAGGCCTTTCTCTTTTAACTGGTTCGAGCTCTGCCAATATTACTGATTCAAATATCTGTATAACGGTTTATGGTAATTTTCGATACTGTCACAACTCTGAGCTAATGCATCATTTATCCATGGAGAAATTTCTTTACCGGACGCAAAAGCGGTTAGCACCATTGAATTACTTCGATTAGAAATTGCACACCACCATTTATTTCCTGTAGAATCAAGCCGAAATGCTAAATTATCACAGTTTGAGGGCCAATCCAGTACTTGAGTAACCTTTCCAGGACATTTAATAGCAACAGCATTGGCATTTGTAGCCAAAATAAAGCCACCTAAAAGCCAAGTCCATCTTGTCATTTTATTTTATATCCTGTTTTTGAACGAATTAGCGCCGTACGTGGCACTGCGACTGATCAACGCTATAAGCGGTGATAACATAAGGCAGGAGGTGACAAAAGAAAAGAGCGAGTTGCGATCATCCTGCTAATAATGCACTAAAAGAAAAAACTGCAATTTTTCGTGATACCCTGAATTTGAAGGTATATACTTTCTGTCTTTCCAATCATTTACGTAGAACACGGAGGGAGCAATGTTTAGTCATATTATGGTAGGCACCAATGATATGCAGAAAGCCAAAGCATTTTATGATGCTGTTTTGGGGAGCCTGGGTCATAAGCCTGGGGTCATTGACGAAAAGGGTCGTTGTTTTTATTTTACCAAGACGGGCGTGTTTGCCATCAGCAAGCCTATCAATGGCGAATCGGCCTGCCATGCGAATGGCGGCACCATCGGATTTACCGCGAATAGTAAAGAGGAGGCTGATGCTTGGCACTTAGCCGGGCTTGAAAACGGAGGTGCCTGCTGTGAGGACCCACCGGGGATGCGCGATGGAGTAACTGGCAAGTACTATCTCGCCTACTTACGTGATCCTGATGGAAATAAGATCTGTGCTCTTCACCAGGTGGGATAAGCAACCGTTGAGAGTGTAATTCATTTTATGCAACTGCATTCTCAGATGTTTATTGATAAGGCCGCTGCCATTACAGCGGTTTTTGTGATCGAAATTTGAACAAAAATGTAATCTATTAGACTGCACTCTCCCTATGATCAAGACCTTTAAGAACAAAGCCCTGGCAGCAATCTTGGCAAGTCATAAGTCTAGGATCGACCAGCGCCCGCTTCGGCGTATTTTGCTCCGGCTGCCTGATTGCGATCGACGAGGCCGTTACAGTTGAGGATATCAATCTGACGAGCTACCACTCCCACGCCCTGCAGGGCTTTGACCCCTGGCGCTATACCGTGCATTTGAACGGTCTCAGCGCATTACTTTTTAATGCGAAAGCGGCAACACCTAGCGGGCAGATTTTGAGCAATATCATTGAGAGAGGTGGAATCACTATGGCGATTACTTCACAGCAAAACCCCCAACTGCTGTCCACCGCATCCCGGTGAGGTGATCGAGGGTTTACTGAAAGATCTGGACTGCAGCAAGAGTGCCACCGCCCAGATGCTGGGTGTCCCGCGTCAGTCACGGCACACCATATGGCCGTGCGAAAGCCGGTATCGCCGGATATGTCCGCACCGGGAAAAGAAGCCACAGACACACTAAAGGTCAGTGCGTGTTAGTACCCCGTCATGATGAGCACCCCTGCCCCCGGCAGGGCCTCAGACGAATCGACATTAGTTGGCTGAATCAAGGCGTCGATAGCGGTCCCACACTGATCCCCGGTCAAGCCGTTATTGAGTAAGACCTGTACAGGCCGCGAACTTCTGTATTTCTCACCTTCCCCCGCATCAGAAAATAACTGCAGTTCTATCAGATAGGCACCTGTCGATGGATTGCCAGTGTGCCCAACTCCACGGAGCGCACAGTCACCATCGGCGGCTTCTACACAGAAATCAAGGTGCGTATGAATGCTGCCGTCCCGCGCAGCCTGATCGATTGGTGATTCGAGGGGGCCTTCGAGACCGCCGTACGACCATATCGTTCCCTGTTTGTAGAATGCCAATTCAACCGGATCGTTTCGCAAAAAAACTTCGAAAGGAATAGTGCCAAAATACCGTACGCGCTCCCCCTTGACGGGGCCTATCCACGCCTCGATAGTTGGATCCCAGTAGCGGAGCGCTCCCAAAGCGCGAAACCACAGTTTCTCGCCATCTAAAAGGCCGCCGGCATTTACCACCCAACCAGGGTCATCCGTTTTGTGTGGTCCACCGGGAAGGTCACCAAAATCTGCCGGCACCACGATGTTGCCGGTATCCGCACTGAGCGGAAATGAGCCCGCAGAGTCGATCAGGATTTTAGCGCCTACTGCAGCCGGTGGGACAATATCGATGAAGAGGTCAAAGTGTCCAAAGTCGTTACAGCTGCTGTATTGAGCGCTCACCTTCAGGCTTGTTGCGACCAGCAATAGCACGCCCACTAAGTTCCGTAACTGCCTATAGCAGCAAACCATGCATCGTATTCTCATCTTACCACTCCCAGCTTAGCCCTAACTCCAGAGAACGACCTGGCTCCGGAGCAAAATTTCGAATAAATGATGTAGCATTGTGAATTTCCTGGTCACTCAAATTCTTGCCTTTGAGGAACACGCTGGCGTTTTCCAGCCGTCCCGTCAGCCTGTAGTGCAAACTCGCATTCACTTCAAGATAACTGTCGGTTTCTGTCTCGAAGGCACCGGGGTTGTTTAGCGCAGCTACATAAGTCGCTGTGATATCAAACAACCATTGCATCGAAGACCATTCAGCCCCTGCGCCAAGACGCCAGGGTGGCATTCGGGGAATGTCTTCATTACCAGTGCCGCTGTCACCAGCATCTTCTAAATTTCCCTCCACGTAGTCTACAAACCAGTCGACTTGCAAGGTACCGCGAGCGACAGAAACTCCAGGCCACAGCCATTGCACTTCGCCACCCTGTATCACTGCATCGTTCTGTTGGTATTCATAAACGGGCAGGCACTCGGCTAGCCGAACGCAGTTAATACGAAACAGCTGTTCGGCGAGGTCGTAGAAAATCCCTGTATTATTCTGATAGATAAACCCGTCCACTTCACTGCGAAATAGCCTGATCTGGGTACTGCCCAGGCCGTGTGACCAATCCCACCCCAATTCTAAAGTGTTAAACTGCTCTGGATCTGGAATGTTACCATCGGAGCGCAGCAGCAAACCGAGGTCGAAACTGCGGGTCGCCAAGTGTGGCCCCAATGACAAGAACTCATGGACATCGGGCGTACGCTGATGTCTGCCGAGTGCTGCGAACCACTGATGATGCTCCAGTCCATAGTCAACACCCAGCTGGAAGCTGCTGGTCTTGTATTCAATGGGCGCGTGCATGAGCTGATAATTATCGGGGCGAAGGGGAGCTGTCAGTTGGAGTTGGCGAATCTCCGTGATATCGAAACGCCCGCCCGCCTGAAAGGTCCAGGCCCCGCGCTGCCATTTTTCTACCAGGTAGATGCCAAAACTGGTCACATCCGAGGGGGGCACAAAGTTTTCATCGCCCGTAGAGGAAAAATAGCGATCAATGGCTTGTATCCCGATCACACCCTCAAAGCCTGCAGCAAGGTTGTGCTCAAGACTCAGTTTGGCCTCGGTAACATCATTGACAAAGTGCGTACCCGAAAATCCGCTCTCAAATTCGAAATGTTCGTAGTCTACTGTCGCTATCTGCAGCTCTAGCTGATGCAAAACGTCTTGCTGAAATCGATAGCCCGCTCTAAAGTCGTAACGCTGTTGTTCGAGATCAATACGGATCAGCGGATCACCACCTTCGCTACCACCGTGGCTGTGGCCACTGTCTCGAGGTTCTGTATGACTTCCCGGCGGTATTCCGTAGTCGTATTTCATATTTCGGGCCGAAGCGCCGATGTACCAGTGCTCCTCGGTCAATGCGGCACCGATCGAATAGCCTTTCGCCTCAGCATCACTGTTGGCAATATAGCCACAGGTATTGGACTGGCTCGCATTAAAACCAAACTGGCGATTCACCTGGGCGACGTCTATGGCGCAACCGGGGATCTCGACATCATCGTGATTTCTGTTGTAGGCATCAATATGAAAACCGAAGCGCTGATTCTCAATATTGAACTTTGCGGCAGTTGTTGTTTGAGCGTGATCGTTAATGATTTCTTTTCTCCACTCAATGGCACCAGAGTGTGACTGCCCTGCTTTTGTAAAGGGGATACGCTGTGTGTCGACGTGTACGACGCCCCCTACCGCAGCATTACCAAACTCAATACTTGAAGCGCCCTGAAGTACCTCTATGCGTTCTGCTAGTATTGGCTCTATAGCGACAGCATGATCTGGACTGAGCGATGAGGCGTCCCAGCTGCCGATGCCATCTTCTATGATCCTGACGCGTACACCAGACAAACCACGCAATACTGGCAAACCAACACTGGGCCCAAAGGTGGCGTTGTGAACTCCTGGCTGGCTTGCCAATGTCTCTCCCAAGGTATTGCTGATCTCAAGGCGAAGTTCATCGCCAGCCAGGATTACGCCAGACTGACCGGTTCGAAACTGGTCATGGGCTCCCGGTTCTTTCTGGCCGGAGACAGTGACCTCTTCAATCTCTCCATGTTCTTTGTCCTTGGGATCTTCTGCTAGCCCCGGCTGGGGGATAGCCAGGACGACCAACCAACCTGCTACCTGCCTAAACGCCTTCAGCACTTGATACCTCATGTATGTAGTTGAGTGAATGAGTTAAAGGGCCCGTGGAGCGGGCCAGATGTCTGTCAAGCAGACTGGAAGACAGGGGGGCGGTGATTTAAACCTCTCGTGCGCACCAAGCCCCCACGCGTAACAGTACAGAGAACATCATTATTGTCGCTGCACTACGGCAGAGGCATTGGCAAGGAAAGCGTCGATACTCGCTTCATAGGCCGCTTCATCTAAACCAAAGTTGAATGCGATGTAGTAGCTCTCAGATGTGCCATAAATTTGATTGCTGCCGGTGCTGTC comes from the Microbulbifer sp. MI-G genome and includes:
- a CDS encoding cation:proton antiporter, with translation MGYEDITIVALFILVYAAISGRADRTMINGALVFTSFGFIVGNSGLGLLDLNVTSEGLRVLAELTLALVLFTDAANADLGVLRKTIAVPRRLLTIGLPITILFGTLVGALIFPGLDLIEVALLATILAPTDAALGKAVVSNQSVPVGIRQGLNVESGLNDGICVPILFVFLALATGEAAPQSSGILALKLVSEEIGIGLVVGIGLTFPISQFLRVAAERGWMNESWSQLPVTALAVCCFSAAQWFGGSGFIAAFSGGLLFGWLAGKAKVGVLLTAEGTGDILTLITWVVFGATIVGMGMGLINWQIVCYALLSLTVIRILPVWLCLIGTGPRIAEKLFIGWFGPRGLASIVFAVIVLNKNLPGGATIAATVACTIVLSVITHGLSANPLAMRLARSEESQGDH
- a CDS encoding glycoside hydrolase family 19 protein — its product is MDRKKFYTALRRRDNRIFGTSLSQQQVKGIEAILDVFETHGDGRTKTLAYALATARHETAGRMVPVRETLAKDDTTARRRLRNARYAQPEPPYGHSYYGRGQVQLTWRHNYERSSADAGVDLVKFPDKALEPEIGARILICGLLDGRWNSSGHGIAHYLPTFGTDDLKNARRTVNVTNRWQLIGSYYHTFLKAIEEAGGLEVQEIKLAQTVSRKGKPPIPKPKPKPKSKPQP
- a CDS encoding VOC family protein, yielding MFSHIMVGTNDMQKAKAFYDAVLGSLGHKPGVIDEKGRCFYFTKTGVFAISKPINGESACHANGGTIGFTANSKEEADAWHLAGLENGGACCEDPPGMRDGVTGKYYLAYLRDPDGNKICALHQVG
- a CDS encoding TonB-dependent receptor, with the protein product MLKAFRQVAGWLVVLAIPQPGLAEDPKDKEHGEIEEVTVSGQKEPGAHDQFRTGQSGVILAGDELRLEISNTLGETLASQPGVHNATFGPSVGLPVLRGLSGVRVRIIEDGIGSWDASSLSPDHAVAIEPILAERIEVLQGASSIEFGNAAVGGVVHVDTQRIPFTKAGQSHSGAIEWRKEIINDHAQTTTAAKFNIENQRFGFHIDAYNRNHDDVEIPGCAIDVAQVNRQFGFNASQSNTCGYIANSDAEAKGYSIGAALTEEHWYIGASARNMKYDYGIPPGSHTEPRDSGHSHGGSEGGDPLIRIDLEQQRYDFRAGYRFQQDVLHQLELQIATVDYEHFEFESGFSGTHFVNDVTEAKLSLEHNLAAGFEGVIGIQAIDRYFSSTGDENFVPPSDVTSFGIYLVEKWQRGAWTFQAGGRFDITEIRQLQLTAPLRPDNYQLMHAPIEYKTSSFQLGVDYGLEHHQWFAALGRHQRTPDVHEFLSLGPHLATRSFDLGLLLRSDGNIPDPEQFNTLELGWDWSHGLGSTQIRLFRSEVDGFIYQNNTGIFYDLAEQLFRINCVRLAECLPVYEYQQNDAVIQGGEVQWLWPGVSVARGTLQVDWFVDYVEGNLEDAGDSGTGNEDIPRMPPWRLGAGAEWSSMQWLFDITATYVAALNNPGAFETETDSYLEVNASLHYRLTGRLENASVFLKGKNLSDQEIHNATSFIRNFAPEPGRSLELGLSWEW